Part of the Paeniglutamicibacter sulfureus genome, GTCGCGCATGGATTCGGTCAGGATTTGCGCGGCCCGGGCGATCACGTCCCGGGCCTGGCCCTGCAGGGAGAGGACCTGGTCCACCAAGCCGGCGGCCGTGAGCGAACCGAACACCGTGCCATCGGGATTCAGCACCGGGAAGCTGATGGCGGCAATCCCGTCAACGACCTCATTGACCTCCAGGCGCCACCCTTGGCGCCTGGTTTCCTCCACGTGCTTCCGCAGCGTTTCGGCCTCAAGCGGGGTTCGTGACGACAAGGGGTGGTACGGAGCTGCACCCAGCACGCTGTCCAGGACTTCCTCGGGCTGGAAGGCCAGGAGCACATGGGATGCCGCCCCCGCATAGAGGGGAAGGATGCGTCCGGAGGAGAGTCCGTAGAGGTCGACATCGGTGGCGTCGACCTGCTCCAGGCATACCGCGGTCTCCTTGCGCGGGATCCAAAAGGATGCCGTGAGTCCGAGCTGGCGCTGGACGGCGTTGAGCTGTCCGGCCAGGATTTCCCGGTCCATCAGCGCATCTGCAGCGGCCTCCCCGAGATGCAGGATCCGTGTCCCGAGTTCCACCGGTCCGTCCTCGGAGCGCCTTACCAGGCCCGCCTGCTCAAGGGCGGAAACAATGCGATAGACCGAGGGGCGGGGCTCATCCACGGCCTTGGCCAGTTCGGCCGATGTCGATGGTCCGAGGTTGGAGATTTCATCGACCACCTGCGTCGCCTTCATGACCAGCTGAATCATGTTCGCTGCGGGTTTCATCTATTGCTCCTTGACTTGTCTCTTCACGACTTACCCATTCCTGCGGAGCCGATGAGTCCAATTTTGCCTGATCCTCTCGAAAGGGAAAATTCCGGCAACGCTCTCCGTCGACAGCCCTCGCAGTGATCCAGATCATGTGATACTGTCTGAACACGTTGTCCAGTGTATGCCACTAGTGGCCGTAAGTCTTCATAGGAACCTGGCGGCAACGCACCCACGACAAGCAGCTCGTTTAAAACTTTGGGAGTAGACATGCAAAGACGAATTTTTCTGGCTGGTGCCGCAGTGGCCGCAACCTTGCTGGTTTCAAGTTGCGGCGGAACGGGCGCAGGCGGTGCGGCAACAAACGTGCAGAGCCAGGACCCGGCCGACACCCGCATCGGGGTGTCCCTGACCAGCCAGGACGAGGAGCGGTGGATTACCGATGGGCGTGCCATCCAGAAGGGGCTGGAGGACCTCGGCTACCAAGTGGACCTGCAGTATGCGAACGGCGATATTCCCACGCAACAGCAGCAAGTGGACCAGATGATCACGCGGGGCGCCGATTTGCTGATCCTTGCCCCGCTTGACGGCACGGCCCTGGCGCCGCAGCTCCAAGCCGCGGTCAATGCCGAGATACCCATCATTTCCTACGACCGGTTGATCCGGAACAGCCCGGATGTTGACCTCTACGTCACCTTTGACAACTACAAGGTCGGAGCCGAACAGGGCAAGGCATTGTTGACGGGCCTGGGCATCCTGAACAAGGACGGGTCCGAGGGAAAGGCCAAGGGCCCGTTCAACGTCGAACTCTTCGGTGGATCGCTCGATGACAACAATGCAACCTTCGTCTACGACGGCGGCATGTCCGTGCTGCAGAAATACATCGACAACGGCACGATCGTGATCAAGTCGGGCCAGACGAAGCTGTCGCAGATCGCGACCAAGGACTGGTCGCAGCAGGAAGCCCAGTCCCGCATGGACAACTTGATCACCTCCAGCTACTCCGACGGAACAACCCTTGATGCCGTCCTGACACCCAACGACAGCGTCGCGCGCGGAGCGATTACGGCGCTGGGCAACTCCGGCTACGGACCGAAGCATGACAAGGCAACACAACCCATGCCGATCACCACGGGCCAGGACGCCGAAATCGCATCGGTGAAGCTGATCAACGACGATGTCCAGTACGCGACGGTCTTCAAGAACACCAAGTTGCTGGCCGCCCAGGCAGTGAAGTCGACGCAGGCCCTGCTCAACGGCGAGGAGCCCGAGCTCAACGACACGACATCGTATGACAACGGTGCCGGAGCGGTCCCGTCCTACCTCATGCCGATCGACGTGGTCTTTAAGGACAACATCAAGAAGCTCCTGGTGGACTCCGACTACTACACCACGAAACAGATCAAGGCCGGCCAGCTCTAACGGGTCCCTGCCGACCACCAGGAATCCCTCACCCCATCCCCATGTATAGAGAAGCGATAGGACAGCGCCGTGCCTGACTACATACTGGAAATGCGTTCCATCACCAAGAGTTTTCCCGGTGTCAAGGCACTGGCGGATGTCACCTTCTCCGCGGAGCGCGGAGAAGTACACGCCATCTGTGGCGAAAACGGCGCCGGCAAGTCGACGCTCATGAAGGTGCTCTCCGGCGTCTACCCACATGGTACCTATGGGGGTGAAATCCTCTTCGCGGGCGAAATCTGCGAATTTTCGAGCATCCGTGACTCCGAGCGTGCAGGAATCGTCATCATCCACCAGGAATTGGCGTTGGTTCCCCACCTGTCGATTGCCGAAAACATCTTCCTGGGCAACGAACGCCGACGCACTGGGGGATTGATCGATTGGCACAGGACCCATGCCGAGGCCACGCAGCTGCTCCAGAGTGTGGGGCTCCACGAAGAATCAACGACCCCGGTCGCGCAATTGGGCGTCGGCAAGCAGCAACTGGTGGAAATTGCCAAGGCACTGGCCAAAGACGTCAAGCTCCTGATCTTGGATGAGCCGACGGCGGCCCTGAACGACAACGACTCCGCCCATTTGCTCGGCCTGGTGCGCGCACTACAGGAACGGGGAATCACCTCGATCATCATTTCGCACAAGCTCAACGAGATCGAGGCAACGGCCAACCGCACGACCGTGATCCGTGACGGACAGACCGTCGAAACACTGGACATGGCCGCGCCCGAGGTCAACGTGGACCGCATTGTGCGCAGCATGGTGGGCCGGGACCTCGAATCCTTCTACCCGGAACGGAACCCGACCCCCGGCGAGGTGGTGCTGGAGGTCCGGGACTGGACGGTGCGCCACCCGCAACAGGACAGGCTCGTGGTTGACGGTGCCTCCTTCCAGGTGCGCGCCGGCGAAGTCGTGGGCATCGCTGGCCTCATGGGTGCCGGGCGCACCGAAATGGCCATGAGCGTCTTTGGACGCTCCTACGGTCGCTTCATCTCCGGACAGGCGCTGATGCACGGCAATCCCGTTGCCCCCCGCACGGTGGCCGAGGCGATCGGCCACGGGTTGGCGTATGTGACCGAGGACCGGAAACAACTGGGTCTGAACCTGCTCGATACGATTGCCCGCAACATCTCCGGGGCGGCGTTGCCCAAGCTGGCCAAGCGGGGATTCGTGGACGCGAACCTGGAAGCGAAGCTCGCCAGGCACTCGATGGATTCGATGCGGATCAAGGCCCCGAACGTCCAATCGGTGGTCGGGAAGCTCTCGGGCGGCAACCAGCAGAAAGTCGTCCTGTCCAAGTGGCTGCTGACTGGCCCGGAGGTGCTGATCATCGATGAACCCACCCGGGGGATCGATGTGGGCGCGAAGTTCGAGATCTACACCCTGATCAACGAGTTCGTGGAATCAGGCAAGGCCGTCGTGGTGATTTCCTCGGACCTACTGGAACTGCTGGGCACCTGTGACCGGATCTATGCGCTCTCCGGTGGACGGATCACCGGCGAACTCCCGGTAGCGGAAGCAACTGAAGAAAGACTCATGACCCTCATGACCAAAGAAAAGGAAGCAATAGGATGACTGTCACAGCCCCGCGCGGACCCATGGGCTCCGTTGCACCGCCTCCCCGAAAAAACGGCATGGACGACGTTCGCCTTGCCATGACCCGCAACCTGCGCACCAGCGGGATCTATGTCGCCCTCGTGGCACTGGTCGCCCTGTTCGCCCTCATCACCGGCGGGGCTTCACTGTCGGCCGGCAACATCACCAACATCGTCCTGCAGTACTCCTACATCCTGGTCCTGGCCATCGGCATGGTCATCGTGATCATCGCCGGGCACATCGACCTCTCGGTCGGCTCCGTCGTGGCCTTGACCGGCGCCATCTCGGCCATCACGGTGATCAAGTTCGGGATGCCTTGGTGGGTAGGTGTCCTGGCGGCGCTGGCCGCCGGGCTGCTGATCGGTGCCTGGCACGGCTTCTGGGTAGCCTACGTCGGCATTCCGGCCTTCATCGTGACCCTTGCCGGCATGCTCCTCTTCCGGGGCCTGACCCTCTTCGTCCTAGACAATGTCTCGCTTTCACCATTCCCCGAAGGATACGGGGTCATCGCCTCCGGATTCATCAACGGGTGGCTCGGCGGAAACGGATACGACGTCTTCACCCTGGTCGTCTTCGCCCTCGGTGTCGCAGGGTTCGCCGTGAGCCAATACCGCTCGCGCAAGGCCCGCATGGGCTACCACCAGCCGGTCCCGCCCCTGTCAATGTTTGCCCTCAAGATCCTGGCCGTGGGAGTGCTCGTGATGGCATTCGCCTGGAAGCTGGCCTCGGCGCGCGGACTGCCGGTCGTGTTGATCATGCTGGCCGTCCTGATCATGGCCTACACCATGATGATGCAGCACACCGTTTTCGGTCGCCAGATCTACGCCATTGGCGGCAACCTGGCCGCCGCCTCGCTCTCGGGCGTCAAGGTCCGTGCCGTGAACTTCTGGATCTTCGTCAACATGGGACTGCTCTCGGCCGTGGCCGGCATCGTCTTTTCCTCGCGCACCAATGGAGCCCAGCCCGGTGCCGGGAACATGTTCGAGCTCGATGCCATCGCGGCGGCCTTCATCGGCGGCGCCGCTGTCACCGGTGGCGTCGGAAAGGTCGTCGGTGCCATGGCCGGAGGCCTGATCATGGCCGTCATGAGCAACGGCATGCAGCTGATGGGCATCGACCAGTCCCTGCAGTCCGTCGTCAAGGGGCTGGTGCTCCTGCTCGCGGTGGCCTTTGACATCTGGAACAAGCGCCGCGCCGGGGCACACTAAACCCGCGAACACCACTTCCGGAATGCCACCGACGGCGGACCCGGAAACACCTTGCATACGAAGTATCCCCTGGAGGAGTCCATTCAATGACCACGCAATTCACCTATGACGCCCTTCCCATGCGAGTCCGGTTCGGAGCCGGATCGCTCTCCGAATTGCCGGCCGAGCTTGACCACCTAGGACTGAAGCGGGTCCTGGTCCTGTGCTCACCCGAGCAGAAGGACACCGGAGACCAAATCGCCCAGGTACTCGGCTCGCGCGCCGTGGGCGTACTGGCCGAAGCGGTGATGCACGTGCCCGCCGAAGCAGCGAAACGCGCCAGCGACGAGGCCGCACGGGTGGGCGCCGACGGCTGCGTCACCGTGGGCGGGGGCTCGGCCATCGGCCTGGGCAAGGCCATCGCCCTGAACCACGACCTGCCGATTGTCGCCGTTCCCACAACGTATGCGGGCTCGGAAATGACCCCCGTCTGGGGCCTGACGACCAATGGACGGAAGGAGACCGGCAGGGATCCCCGGGTGCTTCCGCGCAGCGTCGTCTACGACCCGGAACTGAGCGCAACATTGCCGGCAGCCATGTCGGTGACCAGCGGCATCAATGCCATTGCGCACGCGGTCGAAGCCCTCTACGCACCGGATGCGACCCCCATCATCTCCCTGATGGCCGAAGACGGGGTCCGCGCCCTGGTCGAGGCGCTGCCTTTCATCGTGAAGGACCCCGCCGACCTGGAAGCCCGGAGCAATGCCCTGTACGGGTCGTGGCTCTGCGGCGCTTGCCTCGGGGCGACGACGATGTCGCTTCACCACAAGCTCTGCCACGCACTGGGCGGAACCCTGAACCTTCCCCATGCCCAGACCCACACGGTGGTCTTGCCCTACGCGTTGGCCTTCAACCAGCCGGCCGCCTCGCAGGCGAAACAGGCACTGTCCCGGGCCCTGGGGGATGTGGAGGATCCGGCACTGGCATTGTGGGACCTGGCCGAGGAACTCGGAGCCCCCCGGTCGCTGGCCGAGCTGGGAATGCTCGAGGAAGACATCGAGCGGATTGCCGAGGAAGTCACCAGCTACTCCTACGGCAACCCCCGCCCCATTGATCTGGCCGCGGTTCGAGGGATCCTTCGTGATGCCTGGGCAGGGGACAAGCCACGTGAAAATCCTTCGGCCTAGCCACCTCAGACCAGTGCGGCGTTCAGGTCGGGACGCGGCGCGCCAAGCATCCCTTGTGCGCTCCTGGCGCACCCCCGTACTTTCTGGAGTTGGACCATGTCTTCACAGCTAGCAGTTTCACAACAAATCAAGGTAGCACCCCTGGTGCTCGGCACCAACGTTTTTGGCTGGACGGCCGATGTCGAGGTCTGCCACCGGATCCTGGACGGGTACGTGGAGATGGGCGGGAACTTCATTGACACCGCTGACTCGTACTCGTTCTGGGCCGAAGGGAACTCGGGCGGCGAGGCCGAAACCATCATTGGGTCGTGGCTGGCGCAACGCGATGACCGTGACAAAATCCTGGTGGCCTCGAAGGTGAGTCACCATCCGCAGCTCTCGGGGATGGCTCCGGCGACAATCAACGCAGCCATCGACGGATCGTTGACCAGACTCGGGCTCGATTACCTCGACATCTACTACGCACATTTCGATGACCCG contains:
- a CDS encoding substrate-binding domain-containing protein — translated: MQRRIFLAGAAVAATLLVSSCGGTGAGGAATNVQSQDPADTRIGVSLTSQDEERWITDGRAIQKGLEDLGYQVDLQYANGDIPTQQQQVDQMITRGADLLILAPLDGTALAPQLQAAVNAEIPIISYDRLIRNSPDVDLYVTFDNYKVGAEQGKALLTGLGILNKDGSEGKAKGPFNVELFGGSLDDNNATFVYDGGMSVLQKYIDNGTIVIKSGQTKLSQIATKDWSQQEAQSRMDNLITSSYSDGTTLDAVLTPNDSVARGAITALGNSGYGPKHDKATQPMPITTGQDAEIASVKLINDDVQYATVFKNTKLLAAQAVKSTQALLNGEEPELNDTTSYDNGAGAVPSYLMPIDVVFKDNIKKLLVDSDYYTTKQIKAGQL
- a CDS encoding sugar ABC transporter ATP-binding protein, with product MPDYILEMRSITKSFPGVKALADVTFSAERGEVHAICGENGAGKSTLMKVLSGVYPHGTYGGEILFAGEICEFSSIRDSERAGIVIIHQELALVPHLSIAENIFLGNERRRTGGLIDWHRTHAEATQLLQSVGLHEESTTPVAQLGVGKQQLVEIAKALAKDVKLLILDEPTAALNDNDSAHLLGLVRALQERGITSIIISHKLNEIEATANRTTVIRDGQTVETLDMAAPEVNVDRIVRSMVGRDLESFYPERNPTPGEVVLEVRDWTVRHPQQDRLVVDGASFQVRAGEVVGIAGLMGAGRTEMAMSVFGRSYGRFISGQALMHGNPVAPRTVAEAIGHGLAYVTEDRKQLGLNLLDTIARNISGAALPKLAKRGFVDANLEAKLARHSMDSMRIKAPNVQSVVGKLSGGNQQKVVLSKWLLTGPEVLIIDEPTRGIDVGAKFEIYTLINEFVESGKAVVVISSDLLELLGTCDRIYALSGGRITGELPVAEATEERLMTLMTKEKEAIG
- the mmsB gene encoding multiple monosaccharide ABC transporter permease, with the translated sequence MDDVRLAMTRNLRTSGIYVALVALVALFALITGGASLSAGNITNIVLQYSYILVLAIGMVIVIIAGHIDLSVGSVVALTGAISAITVIKFGMPWWVGVLAALAAGLLIGAWHGFWVAYVGIPAFIVTLAGMLLFRGLTLFVLDNVSLSPFPEGYGVIASGFINGWLGGNGYDVFTLVVFALGVAGFAVSQYRSRKARMGYHQPVPPLSMFALKILAVGVLVMAFAWKLASARGLPVVLIMLAVLIMAYTMMMQHTVFGRQIYAIGGNLAAASLSGVKVRAVNFWIFVNMGLLSAVAGIVFSSRTNGAQPGAGNMFELDAIAAAFIGGAAVTGGVGKVVGAMAGGLIMAVMSNGMQLMGIDQSLQSVVKGLVLLLAVAFDIWNKRRAGAH
- a CDS encoding maleylacetate reductase, with amino-acid sequence MTTQFTYDALPMRVRFGAGSLSELPAELDHLGLKRVLVLCSPEQKDTGDQIAQVLGSRAVGVLAEAVMHVPAEAAKRASDEAARVGADGCVTVGGGSAIGLGKAIALNHDLPIVAVPTTYAGSEMTPVWGLTTNGRKETGRDPRVLPRSVVYDPELSATLPAAMSVTSGINAIAHAVEALYAPDATPIISLMAEDGVRALVEALPFIVKDPADLEARSNALYGSWLCGACLGATTMSLHHKLCHALGGTLNLPHAQTHTVVLPYALAFNQPAASQAKQALSRALGDVEDPALALWDLAEELGAPRSLAELGMLEEDIERIAEEVTSYSYGNPRPIDLAAVRGILRDAWAGDKPRENPSA